The window TGGTGGTGAAGGTGACCGAGACCTCCGAGCGGGGCAGGTCGAAGGCGACCGAGAGGCTGAGCATCGCCTCGCTGACGGCCTCCGTGCCCTCTCCGCTGGCGAGCATCAGCTCGCCCACCCGCAGCACCAGGTCGATGGCGCGGGCGTCGGGGAGGTTGACGTCCTCGGTCTCGTCGAAGCCGTCCGGGGTCAGCTCCCGCTCGTGCGCCTCGCGCCAGTCCCGCATCCTGCTGAGCAGGCGGTCCTCGCTCGGGGGCACGGGTCGCTCCCGCTTGCTTGGCATTCCTGTCTCCGTCTCCTCCCCGCCTGTACCCGTGGTGACCGGCGTGCTGTGGACAACCCATGAGGGGACGCGGTACCGGAGGGTGGGGTTCGCCCGGAACGGGGCTCGTGGCCGGTGAGTTCGATCACCGGATCATCCTGTCAAGGCCGGGGGCCCGTCCACAGCGACGCGCCGGGGTCCCCGGCGCCGCGCCCGGGGCCCGTGTTCGGGGGGTCCGGGGCCGGGCCGGAGCCTGTGCGGGGCGGGGGTTCGCGTGCCGGGGCCGTGTGTCCGCGCGGACCGGTGAACCTGGTGGCCCGGTGCGTGTGTCGCGGGCGGGGTCCGCGGGACCTGGTGGCCAGGTCCTCCCGGGACGCGGGTCGCGGGTGTCAGCCGGAGTGGGGTCCGGAGCCGTGGTCGCGCTCACCGGGGCGGACCAGTCCGTGCTCGTAGGCGTAGACCACCGCCTGGACCCGGTCGCGCAGTTCCAGCTTGGTGAGGATGCTGCCGACGTGGGACTTGACGGTGGTCTCGCCCAGGACCAGGTGGGCGGCGATCTCGGCGTTGGACCACCCGCGTGCGAGCAGGCGCAGGACCTCGTGCTCGCGGGCGGTCAGGGTGTCCTCGGCGGGTTCGGTGGCGGGGGAGGCGGAGGGCAGGAGCGGGGCGAAGCGGTCGAGCAGGCGGTTGAGCACCGCGGGGGAGATGGCCGCCGCCCCGTCCGCGACCACCTCCACGGCCGAGACGAGTTCGGCGGGCGGCGCGTCCTTGAGCAGGAACCCGGAGGCGCCCGCGCGCAGCACCTCGACGGCGTACTCGTCCAGGTCGAAGGTGGTCAGCGCCAGGACCCGTACCCGGTGTCCCAGGGGCCGCGCCCACGACACGATCTGCCGGGTGGCCTCGATCCCGTCCATGCCGGGCATGCGCACGTCCATGAGGACGACGTCGGGCAGCAGGCCGCGGGTCGCCCGGACCGCCTCGCGGCCGTCGGAGGCCTCGCCCACGACGGACAGGTGCGGGGCGGACTCCAGGATCATGCGGAAGCCGGCGCGGACGAGGGGCTGGTCGTCGACCAGCAGTACTGAGACGGGCACAGGGGGAATTGTGCCGTATCCCGGGCGGTGCGCGGGTCCGAGCCCGGGGTCACCCGTGTCAGTGGACTGTGGGCGCGGCGCGGATGGGGCGGGGCCGTCCCCGATGCGGGGCCGGACCCCGCGTCCTGCCGGTGCCCGGCCGGGTCACGCGCGCGGTCGGCGTACGGGCGGGTCACCCGCGTGGGCGGTCCGTCGGCGCGGGCAGGGGCGGCGGGGTGCCGCCGAACTCCGGGCACAGCGCCTGGTGCTCGCACCAGCCGCAGAGCTTGCTCCTGCGGGGCTCCCACACCCCGGCGCGTCCTGCCGCCTCGATCCGCGCCCAGATGTCGGCGATCTCGGACTCCGCGGCCCG is drawn from Nocardiopsis dassonvillei subsp. dassonvillei DSM 43111 and contains these coding sequences:
- a CDS encoding response regulator, with amino-acid sequence MPVSVLLVDDQPLVRAGFRMILESAPHLSVVGEASDGREAVRATRGLLPDVVLMDVRMPGMDGIEATRQIVSWARPLGHRVRVLALTTFDLDEYAVEVLRAGASGFLLKDAPPAELVSAVEVVADGAAAISPAVLNRLLDRFAPLLPSASPATEPAEDTLTAREHEVLRLLARGWSNAEIAAHLVLGETTVKSHVGSILTKLELRDRVQAVVYAYEHGLVRPGERDHGSGPHSG